From the Methanobacterium spitsbergense genome, one window contains:
- a CDS encoding GMC family oxidoreductase N-terminal domain-containing protein, whose translation MKVIVVGSGAGGGTAALELASRGYDVTILEAGKPFKPFSRRLTLTEPLRRIGLLGDERNINRIFPHMDATRSDKNLVLVKGITTGGSTAISCGNMVRADQGFKELGLDLTPEFEELEKKISIRPIPMKRWRPLTRKMYESAENLGFNPKPTPKGVKLHECNSCGLCEMGCSTGARWDSNQFLNEALKMGAVMHTSSPVEKLLIEKGHVNGVLIRSGSVTKIVKGDAVVLAAGGVGTAQILKASGLEAQDKLWVDIVLTLGGISKGAKQLNEPPMAWFTEHKDYILSPYLDILSHFFHKPWRNVSLTDRVGIMVKLADMEKGTVFSDGSVQKAVTEKDELKIDNAVSNVKAIMEASEVSGPFVKGMYNGGHLGGTVPLKKEDISSMQPTGLPEGLWVADLSLVPRSQGLPTIMLTSALAMRVCKTLAQ comes from the coding sequence ATGAAAGTAATAGTTGTGGGTTCTGGTGCAGGTGGAGGAACAGCCGCCCTTGAGTTAGCTTCAAGAGGTTATGATGTTACTATATTAGAAGCAGGTAAACCTTTTAAACCTTTCTCAAGGCGTTTAACACTAACAGAACCTCTTAGAAGGATTGGTCTTCTTGGTGATGAAAGGAATATAAATAGAATATTTCCCCATATGGATGCAACCAGATCAGATAAAAATCTGGTGCTTGTGAAAGGTATAACCACCGGAGGTTCAACTGCAATATCATGCGGTAACATGGTAAGAGCTGATCAAGGTTTTAAAGAGTTGGGACTCGATCTTACCCCTGAATTTGAAGAACTTGAAAAGAAAATAAGTATAAGACCCATTCCAATGAAAAGATGGCGGCCATTAACCCGTAAAATGTATGAATCAGCAGAAAATCTTGGTTTTAACCCTAAGCCCACACCAAAAGGAGTGAAATTGCATGAATGTAATTCATGCGGACTTTGTGAAATGGGCTGTTCTACTGGAGCCCGTTGGGATTCTAATCAATTTTTGAATGAAGCACTTAAAATGGGTGCTGTTATGCATACATCATCACCTGTAGAAAAATTGCTAATTGAAAAAGGACATGTCAATGGGGTTTTAATCAGATCCGGAAGTGTAACTAAAATAGTTAAAGGAGATGCTGTTGTTCTTGCTGCAGGAGGTGTGGGTACAGCCCAAATATTAAAAGCATCAGGACTTGAAGCTCAGGACAAACTATGGGTTGATATAGTACTTACACTTGGAGGTATTTCTAAAGGTGCAAAACAGCTTAATGAACCTCCAATGGCATGGTTTACCGAGCATAAAGATTATATATTATCTCCTTATCTTGATATATTATCTCATTTCTTCCATAAACCATGGAGAAATGTTTCATTAACTGACAGAGTTGGGATTATGGTTAAACTTGCAGATATGGAAAAAGGAACAGTATTTTCCGATGGATCTGTTCAAAAAGCTGTAACAGAGAAGGATGAGTTAAAAATAGATAATGCAGTTTCTAATGTTAAAGCAATCATGGAAGCATCTGAAGTTTCTGGCCCATTTGTTAAAGGAATGTATAATGGAGGACATCTTGGAGGAACCGTTCCTCTGAAAAAAGAGGATATCTCATCAATGCAACCAACTGGTTTACCTGAAGGACTATGGGTTGCTGATCTTTCCCTTGTACCACGTTCACAGGGACTTCCAACAATAATGCTCACTTCTGCACTGGCCATGAGAGTTTGTAAAACTTTGGCACAATAA
- the ehbP gene encoding energy-converting hydrogenase B subunit EhbP: protein MKFVVRPMHIISVGGYIIETQFPFRNLIVVNPTEEPIKIDIPIFTEDWIEEHRQLGLEITPLTEKESFLSNFRKAKIKLEKLKKEKLTEKN from the coding sequence ATGAAGTTCGTTGTAAGGCCCATGCATATAATAAGCGTTGGAGGATACATAATTGAAACACAATTTCCATTTAGGAATTTAATTGTAGTTAATCCAACAGAAGAACCAATAAAAATAGATATTCCTATCTTTACCGAGGATTGGATTGAAGAACACCGTCAGTTGGGTCTTGAAATAACACCACTAACAGAAAAAGAAAGTTTCCTCAGTAATTTCAGAAAGGCTAAGATCAAGCTAGAAAAGCTTAAAAAAGAAAAATTAACTGAAAAGAATTAG
- a CDS encoding respiratory chain complex I subunit 1 family protein, translated as MTAINSLIAVIGTLIVALLVSVWLPGIERKFVQARIQQRVGPPISSAGIMAPIKFFFKETIKPHSPMPKLYNALPIISFLSVVSILLIIMPQLYVFAALTSIIAVVGLLKIEEVIYMFMGSLSKSVMSLKMPFPDVVKGAKHPDTQRSFLEELSSLRAFRLIAFGSFPLYIALFVPVAMSKSIYLSGIVSYQHIHGPVLFTLAGILGAIVFFIGYMILLNEYPFAILKTKADVIEGPLMEYAAKYRAYVYVTRGFLMFVLASLFTTLFLGIPPNLFSWNILVTIAVALIFPILMAVMSAFSPIFTYKQFYPTVAGVSIIGILAIIFTFL; from the coding sequence ATGACAGCAATAAATTCCCTAATAGCCGTAATTGGAACGTTAATAGTTGCATTATTAGTGAGTGTATGGCTTCCAGGGATTGAGAGGAAGTTTGTACAGGCAAGAATACAGCAAAGGGTTGGTCCTCCAATATCCAGTGCAGGTATAATGGCACCGATCAAATTTTTCTTCAAAGAAACAATAAAACCACATTCTCCAATGCCTAAATTATACAATGCCCTTCCAATAATAAGTTTTTTATCTGTAGTATCTATATTGCTAATAATAATGCCACAACTCTATGTATTTGCGGCACTTACAAGTATAATAGCTGTTGTGGGGCTATTGAAGATTGAAGAGGTTATCTACATGTTCATGGGATCACTTTCAAAATCTGTTATGTCACTTAAAATGCCATTTCCAGATGTTGTTAAGGGTGCGAAACATCCTGATACTCAAAGGTCTTTCCTGGAGGAACTCAGTTCCCTGAGGGCATTCAGATTAATAGCTTTTGGATCCTTCCCATTGTATATAGCACTTTTTGTGCCCGTGGCAATGTCTAAGAGCATCTATTTGAGTGGTATTGTATCATATCAACACATTCATGGACCCGTACTTTTCACATTAGCAGGAATATTGGGAGCAATTGTCTTTTTCATAGGATATATGATACTTTTAAATGAGTACCCATTTGCAATTCTAAAAACAAAGGCAGATGTTATTGAAGGACCTCTAATGGAATATGCTGCTAAATACAGGGCATATGTATATGTTACAAGAGGATTTCTGATGTTTGTCCTAGCTAGCCTTTTCACAACGCTTTTCCTTGGAATTCCACCGAATTTATTCAGCTGGAATATACTTGTTACAATAGCGGTAGCACTAATATTCCCAATATTAATGGCAGTTATGAGTGCATTTTCCCCTATATTCACATATAAACAATTTTATCCAACAGTAGCAGGAGTTTCAATTATTGGGATACTGGCAATAATTTTTACATTCCTTTAA
- a CDS encoding nickel-dependent hydrogenase large subunit has translation MNEDNKITDKKVIETEVTMGTVHSAAIEPYRVRLFVEDEIVRDAEITVGINHRGIERIMEGLPVEKANSLTEKICGICSNSHIWNSCLVAEKAIGIEVPERAQYIRVIMEELERLHSHMLYLAHGNEVLGHETFAMRLFYIRETVMELLRMIGGNRVQYGVSIIGGIRPRCELDEMRIQKIREGLDLIEEKITDFADRFVSDPMVMSRITGVGTLSQKQAIKLGATGPTLRSTGVAIDLRSEMESYDPFDFDIITQDDGDVKSNLLVRVLEIPEAIKIIRQALDNLPEGKITNRSWEMQDAPINKSYIEVPRGTLYHSYALEDGRVRNCVIRTPSIANIGAMQYAAVGHHITDAQLAIVQCDPCFTCTDRAIQIIKI, from the coding sequence ATGAATGAAGATAACAAGATAACCGATAAAAAGGTCATCGAAACAGAAGTTACTATGGGAACGGTACACTCTGCCGCAATAGAACCTTACAGGGTTAGATTATTTGTTGAAGACGAAATTGTAAGGGATGCTGAAATTACAGTTGGAATCAATCACAGGGGCATTGAGAGGATCATGGAAGGATTGCCTGTTGAAAAGGCAAATAGTCTTACAGAAAAAATATGTGGAATATGTTCCAACAGCCACATATGGAACTCTTGTTTGGTTGCTGAGAAGGCCATTGGAATAGAGGTACCCGAAAGAGCTCAGTATATAAGGGTTATAATGGAAGAACTGGAACGTCTCCATAGTCATATGCTTTATTTAGCTCATGGAAATGAAGTACTAGGTCATGAAACATTTGCAATGAGATTATTTTATATCCGAGAAACAGTAATGGAACTTTTAAGGATGATTGGGGGTAACAGGGTACAGTATGGAGTATCCATAATCGGGGGTATTAGGCCCCGTTGTGAACTAGATGAAATGAGGATACAAAAAATTAGAGAAGGATTAGACTTAATAGAGGAAAAAATAACCGATTTTGCAGATAGATTTGTCTCTGATCCTATGGTAATGTCACGTATAACTGGAGTAGGTACTTTATCACAGAAACAAGCAATAAAACTGGGCGCAACCGGCCCTACTTTAAGATCCACTGGTGTAGCAATAGATCTTCGAAGTGAAATGGAGTCCTATGATCCATTTGATTTTGATATTATCACACAGGATGATGGGGATGTTAAATCAAATCTTTTAGTCAGGGTTCTAGAAATTCCTGAAGCTATAAAAATTATTAGGCAAGCGCTTGACAATCTTCCAGAAGGTAAAATAACCAACAGAAGTTGGGAAATGCAGGATGCACCAATAAACAAAAGTTATATCGAGGTTCCAAGGGGAACACTGTATCATTCTTATGCCCTTGAAGATGGCAGAGTAAGAAACTGTGTTATTAGAACACCCTCAATAGCAAACATTGGTGCAATGCAGTATGCAGCAGTTGGACATCATATAACAGATGCACAACTTGCAATAGTTCAATGCGACCCTTGCTTCACTTGCACGGATCGTGCAATCCAAATAATCAAAATATAA
- a CDS encoding NADH-quinone oxidoreductase subunit B family protein: MSLKSYSRARAVHVMLVYTGGCNGCDIEIVNCIFSPKYDAEQYKVFLTWNPREADVLVVTGPVTKHNEKPLIEIYNAIPEPKAVIAAGACALMGGVYKNIHGDIPSEEIMGPVENIIPVDAKVPGCAVRPEDILSGVVAALPLLLNAK; the protein is encoded by the coding sequence ATGAGCTTAAAATCATATTCAAGGGCAAGAGCCGTTCATGTAATGCTTGTTTATACAGGAGGATGTAATGGCTGTGATATAGAGATTGTAAATTGTATATTCTCTCCCAAGTACGATGCAGAACAATACAAAGTTTTCCTTACATGGAATCCTAGGGAAGCTGACGTACTTGTAGTTACAGGCCCGGTTACAAAACACAATGAGAAACCATTAATAGAAATATACAATGCAATACCTGAACCTAAAGCTGTTATTGCTGCAGGAGCATGTGCTCTGATGGGGGGAGTTTACAAGAACATACATGGAGACATACCCTCAGAAGAAATAATGGGACCGGTAGAGAACATAATTCCTGTTGATGCCAAGGTTCCAGGCTGTGCAGTAAGGCCAGAGGATATATTATCTGGTGTGGTAGCAGCATTACCATTGTTGTTGAATGCGAAATAA
- a CDS encoding 4Fe-4S binding protein, protein MKNLIRIFLEGIITNTRRILFASDRVTDMELRSKILEGRIVPTDKVAEVSCIGCGGCANACPTKAIEMVELPEPVKLMEGLVKDKIPVLDSLKCVNCYYCHDFCPLYALFGEAGTIHPNDVGIVDLEISKLLDEPVKISEDKIAFISQYLADSTILKKRKD, encoded by the coding sequence ATGAAAAATTTAATCAGAATATTCCTGGAGGGTATAATCACTAACACCAGAAGAATCCTCTTTGCATCAGACAGGGTGACTGATATGGAACTTAGGAGCAAAATCCTTGAAGGGAGGATAGTTCCTACAGATAAGGTTGCAGAGGTTTCATGTATAGGTTGTGGTGGATGTGCCAATGCATGCCCGACCAAGGCAATAGAAATGGTTGAACTTCCAGAACCAGTAAAACTAATGGAAGGCTTAGTAAAAGATAAGATACCTGTATTGGACAGTTTAAAATGCGTTAACTGTTATTACTGTCATGATTTCTGTCCATTATATGCTCTTTTCGGAGAAGCTGGCACCATCCATCCAAATGACGTTGGAATTGTGGATTTAGAAATATCAAAACTATTAGATGAACCAGTTAAAATTTCAGAGGATAAAATTGCTTTCATATCTCAGTATCTTGCAGATTCAACCATACTTAAAAAGAGGAAAGATTAG
- a CDS encoding 4Fe-4S binding protein — protein sequence MFLSTKKCEGIGKCVEECPTQAIRIIDGKAFSCITCGACAEACPNSAIFKNKYGGFVVDRAKCNACGVCEMTCPVNNIKIEDGVVKGICARCGICVDACPINARADAQDVIEERQLKFLESLNLTIQPGSRVEKEEENVKRINICTDPDNCTLCGRCEYYCPTGALMVDIDSEGKCTDCRICEDVCPVGAIKDGIIDEKKCTLCLKCVTECPNKAIYIEDFKIKIRNFEEGEETTGSIVSCLNCGLCAEACTHGALRVIEGKLRYDPTLCEECNTMECLDVCPVGTLRLSDDPDRRIQGFCVSCGKCVQSCDVNKARILKTVEWDGSVTEDCVSCGICSEICPKGAITLRRGSIDVDLEKCILCEKCAIHCPMNAIPRTATVKKSIKEGFSFVQDKLCMNCKLCTKICPEEAIKEDSEGKMVVDDSKCTYCGACSNACPARAIILEREFEVSE from the coding sequence ATGTTCCTATCAACTAAGAAATGTGAAGGCATTGGAAAGTGCGTTGAAGAATGCCCAACACAAGCAATAAGAATTATAGATGGTAAAGCATTCAGCTGCATAACTTGCGGGGCATGTGCAGAGGCTTGTCCAAACAGTGCCATATTCAAGAATAAATATGGAGGTTTTGTTGTCGACAGGGCCAAATGTAATGCATGTGGTGTTTGTGAGATGACATGCCCAGTTAACAACATAAAAATTGAAGATGGCGTTGTAAAGGGCATATGTGCAAGATGTGGCATATGTGTGGATGCATGTCCAATAAATGCAAGGGCCGATGCCCAGGATGTTATTGAGGAAAGACAACTCAAATTCCTTGAATCTCTTAATTTGACAATTCAACCTGGTTCAAGAGTAGAGAAAGAGGAAGAAAATGTTAAAAGGATAAATATTTGTACAGATCCTGACAACTGCACCCTTTGTGGAAGATGTGAATATTACTGTCCAACTGGTGCTTTAATGGTTGACATAGATTCTGAAGGCAAATGTACAGACTGTAGAATTTGTGAAGATGTATGTCCTGTAGGTGCAATAAAAGATGGGATTATAGATGAAAAAAAATGCACCCTTTGCCTTAAATGTGTAACGGAATGTCCAAACAAAGCAATATACATTGAAGATTTTAAGATTAAAATAAGGAATTTTGAAGAAGGGGAAGAAACAACAGGGTCAATTGTATCATGTCTCAACTGTGGACTCTGTGCCGAGGCTTGTACACACGGAGCACTTCGTGTAATAGAAGGCAAACTGCGATATGATCCAACATTATGTGAAGAGTGCAATACAATGGAATGTCTGGATGTCTGTCCAGTAGGTACTCTTAGACTGTCTGATGATCCAGATCGTCGTATACAAGGTTTCTGTGTTTCATGCGGTAAATGTGTTCAATCTTGTGATGTTAATAAAGCAAGGATTTTGAAAACAGTTGAATGGGATGGAAGTGTTACAGAAGACTGTGTATCTTGTGGTATATGTTCAGAAATTTGCCCGAAAGGTGCAATAACACTTAGACGAGGTTCAATAGATGTGGATCTTGAAAAATGTATCCTCTGTGAAAAATGCGCAATACATTGCCCAATGAATGCTATACCAAGAACTGCAACCGTTAAAAAATCTATAAAAGAGGGTTTCAGCTTTGTACAGGACAAACTATGTATGAACTGCAAACTTTGTACAAAAATATGTCCTGAGGAAGCAATTAAAGAAGATTCAGAAGGTAAAATGGTAGTAGATGATTCAAAATGCACATACTGTGGAGCCTGCTCAAATGCATGTCCTGCCAGGGCAATAATACTTGAAAGAGAGTTCGAGGTATCAGAATGA
- a CDS encoding energy-converting hydrogenase B subunit J translates to MVYSGPLILGFIIGFIIGTRIKPSIGSNLKFPASVFVVLAIVVLLMAYQLGPFPWYTDSILANGLIAALAGIIIGKITFGRG, encoded by the coding sequence ATGGTTTACAGTGGCCCATTAATCTTAGGATTTATAATAGGATTCATAATTGGAACCAGAATTAAGCCCAGCATAGGCAGCAACTTAAAATTTCCTGCTTCAGTATTCGTTGTGCTAGCAATAGTGGTATTACTTATGGCATACCAATTGGGTCCTTTCCCATGGTACACGGATTCTATCCTTGCTAATGGTCTGATAGCAGCCTTGGCAGGGATAATTATCGGTAAAATAACATTTGGAAGAGGATAA
- a CDS encoding MnhB domain-containing protein — translation MSTILKIFVFPAALILICYGALTILGGHITPGGGFQGGAIIASGIIFCLIVYGLKESPIKFSHNFMASIESIGALGYVFLGLAGLFTTGFFLYNLGVDLYHIVPPNIVNIFDYPDPIHAGIIPYLNFVVGLKVLVGLSAVVITFLESEKLLKNMESK, via the coding sequence ATGAGTACAATACTCAAAATATTCGTATTCCCTGCTGCATTGATATTAATCTGTTACGGTGCACTTACCATACTTGGAGGTCACATTACACCTGGAGGAGGATTTCAGGGAGGAGCAATCATAGCTTCGGGAATAATATTCTGTCTCATAGTATATGGATTAAAAGAAAGTCCAATAAAATTTTCACACAATTTTATGGCATCTATTGAAAGTATAGGTGCTCTTGGATACGTATTTTTGGGATTAGCCGGATTATTTACAACAGGATTTTTCCTTTACAATTTGGGAGTTGACCTTTATCATATAGTTCCACCTAATATTGTGAATATATTTGACTACCCTGACCCAATACACGCAGGTATAATACCATACCTTAACTTTGTTGTAGGTCTGAAAGTGCTTGTTGGATTGAGTGCCGTTGTAATAACATTCCTCGAAAGCGAAAAGCTACTGAAGAATATGGAGAGTAAATAA
- a CDS encoding EhbH, which produces MSDGLRNLIAGFALVIFTITLFQSIVDFKPMIYPGISYIYNWVGPHIAPNMVTNVVFDWRGYDTLGEALILVSAVIITLLVFGRGQVDLGGED; this is translated from the coding sequence ATGTCTGATGGATTAAGAAATCTAATAGCTGGATTTGCACTAGTTATATTCACAATAACTCTCTTTCAATCGATAGTTGATTTCAAACCAATGATCTATCCTGGAATAAGTTATATCTACAATTGGGTAGGTCCACACATAGCTCCTAACATGGTTACTAATGTTGTGTTTGATTGGAGAGGATACGATACCCTTGGTGAAGCATTAATACTTGTTTCGGCAGTTATTATAACTCTTCTAGTCTTTGGAAGGGGTCAAGTTGATCTTGGAGGTGAAGATTAA